CGTCGAGACCTCGAAGGGCTTCATCGGTACGAAGAAGATCGGCGTCGTTGCCGCCGGCCACTCCTCCGTCATCATGCAGATGGCGGACGTCAGAATGCCGCTGGAATCCTATCCGCTGCAGGCACTGGTGTCCGAGCCGGTCAAGCCGGTGTTCCCCTGCGTGGTCATGTCGAACACAGTCCACGCGTACATCTCGCAATCCGACAAGGGCGAGTTGGTGATCGGGGCGGGCACCGACCAGTACGTGTCCTATTCGCAGACCGGCGGCCTCCACATCATCAACCACACGCTCGACGCCATCTGCGAAATGTTCCCGATTTTCACGCGCATGAAGATGCTGCGTTCGTGGGGCGGCATCGTCGACGTGACGCCGGACCGCTCGCCGATCCTTGCGAAGACGCCCGTGCCCGGCCTCTACGTCAACTGTGGCTGGGGCACCGGCGGCTTCAAGGCGACGCCGGGCTCCGGCCATGTCTTCGCCCACACCATCGCCACCGACCAGCCGCATCCCATCAATGCGCCCTTCACGCTGGAGCGGTTCCGCACCGGCAGACTGATTGACGAGGCGGCTGCGGCCGCCGTCGCGCATTGACCGGCGCGCGATTGGTCGAATCCTAGGACACGCCAATGCTTCTCATCCGCTGCCCCTATTGCGAGGAAGAGCGCCCGGAGCTGGAATTCCGCAACGCCGGCGAGGCGCATGTCGCACGCGCGACGAACCTTGCGGAGATCAGCGACGAGGATTTCGAGAAGTTCTTCTTCATCCGATCGAACACGAGGGGACTAATCTACGAGCGCTGGCGGCACATCCACGGCTGCGCGCGCTTCTTCAACGCCGTGCGGGACACGGTCAGCGACAAGTTCGTGATGACCTACAAGGCCGGCGAGCCGAAGCCCGAGATCATGGCTGCAGGCAGCGAACCCGCCGCATGGGCGAATCGCCCGCCGGATCAGCTGAACGTCAAGAAGCCGGCCAGGAAGCGCGCTGCAAAGAAGGGGGACGCGTGATGAAACCTGCTAGCGCATTGCAGCGGCCGCTCAACATCCACGGGGCCGCTCGATGACCCAATCCCATCGCCTTCCCAACGCCGGCCGCCTCACCCCCGCGCGCACCGCGCGTTTCACCTTCGACGGCCAGTCCTTTACCGGCCTTGCCGGCGACACGCTGGCTTCGGCGCTGCTCGCCAACGGTGTCCACCTCGTCGGGCGCTCGTTCAAGTACCACCGTCCGCGCGGCGTGCTGTCGGCTGGCGCGGAGGAGCCCAACGCGCTGGTTACCATCGAGCGCGACGCGGCGCGCAAGACGCCCAACGTCCGCGCTACGGTGCAGGAGATCTATGACGGGCTGAAAAGCAGCTCGCAAAACCGCTGGCCGTCGCTTGCCTTCGACGTGGGCGCCGTCAACGACATCGCCTCGCCGCTGTTTTCCGCCGGCTTCTACTACAAGACCTTCATGTGGCCGAAGGCGGCCTGGAAGAGCTTTTATGAGCCGAGCATTCGATCGGCAGCCGGGCTCGGCGTTGCGCCCGACCAGCCGGACCCGGATCACTACTCCTCGCGCTTCGCCCATTGCGAGGTGCTTGTGCTCGGCGGCGGTGCGGCGGGCCTGGCGGCGGCGCTGGCGGCAGCCGAAAGCGGCGTGCGGGTAATCCTTGCCGATGAGCAGGCCGAGTTCGGCGGCGCCCTGCGCTTCGAGGCGGGCGCAAGGATCGACGGCGAGGACGGATGGGCCTGGGCGCAGGCGGCGGCGGCTCGGCTCGCTGCAATGGACAACGTCCGCATCCTGCCGCGCACGACGGCCTTCGGCTACTACGCCCAGAACATGGTCGGGCTGGTCGAGCGCGTCACCGACCATCTGGCCAGTCCCGGCGGGGAGCAGCCGCGCGAACGGCTTTGGCAGGTGCGCGCCAAGCGCGTCATCCTTGCGACCGGCGCCATCGAACGCCACATGGTGTTTGCCGACAACGACCGCCCCGGCGTCATGCTGGCATCCGCCGCGCGGACTTACCTCAATCATTATGGAGTTGCCGTCGGTCGCAATGTCGGCGTCTACACGGCCAACGATTCTGCCTACGCGGCTGCGGTCGACCTGAGGAAGGCCGGCGTCAACATCGCGGCCATCGTCGATCTGCGCGACAGCCCGAGCGGACCGATCGTGGACGAGGCGAGGGCGATTGGCATCGAGATCAACCCCGGCCGCGCCGTGGTGAAGGCGGGCGGCAAGCTGCGCGTATCGTCGATGACGGTGCAGCCCAAGAATGGCGGGGCGCAGCGCAACATCCCGGTCGATGCGATCCTGGTGTCGGCTGGCTGGACGCCTTCGGTGCATCTCTTCTCCCAGTCGCGGGGCAAGGTCGCCTTCGACGACGCCACGAAACGCTTCCTGCCTGGCCTCTATGCGCAGGACTGCGTGTCGGTCGGCGCCTGCAACGGTGCGGACGACCTGGCGGCGACCGTGGCCGAAGGCCTGAAGGCCGGCGAGAAGGCAGCCAAAGAGGCGGGGGGCACGGTGTCCCGCAGCCTCGGGCCGAAGGTCGATTCGGGCGAGGCGTGGACCGGCGGCATGCTGGGCTCTGGACCAGGCGCCGGCGCTGATGACACGGCCAAGGCCTTCGTCGATTTCCAGAACGACGTCACCGCCAAGGACATCCGGCAGGCGGTGCGCGAGGGCATGCGTTCGATCGAGCATGTCAAGCGCTTCACCACCAACGGCATGGCGACCGACCAGGGCAAAACCTCGAACATGCACGGTCTCGCCATCGCCGCCGAAACGCTCGGCAACAGCATACCGGAGGTTGGGCTGACCACCTTCCGGGCGCCCTACACGCCGGTCACGTTCGGCGCGATCGTCAACCACGCGCGGGGCCCGCTCTTCGATCCGACCCGCAAGACGGCGATCCATCCCTGGGCCGAGGCGCAGGGCGCCGTATTCGAGGACGTCGGCCAGTGGAAGCGCGCCTGGTATTTTCCGCGCGCCGGCGAGGACATGCACGCCGCGGTGAATCGCGAATGCGTTACCGTGCGCAGCACGGCGGGCCTGTTCGACGCATCGACCCTCGGCAAGATCGAGGTGGTCGGGCCCGATGCGGCGAAGTTCATGGAACTGCTCTACACCAACCCGTGGGAGAAGCTGGAGTCCGGCCGCTGCCGGTACGGCATCATGCTGCGCGAGGACGGCTTTATTTATGACGACGGCGTGGTCGGACGTCTTGCGCCGGATCGGTTCCATGTCACGACCACCACCGGCGGCGCGGCGCGCGTCATGAACATGATGGAGGACTATCTCCAGACCGAGTTCCCCCATCTCAATGTCTGGCTGACCTCGATCTCTGAGCAATGGGCGGTGATCGCCGTGCAGGGGCCGAACTCGCGGAAAATTATCGAGCCGCTGGTTGAGGGCATCGACCTGTCGGATGCCGCCATGCCGCACATGTCGGTGCGCGAGGGCAAGATCTGCGGCGTGCCGATACGGCTCTTCCGCATGTCCTTCACCGGCGACCGCGGCTTCGAGGTCAACGTCCCGGCCGACTACGGCCAGGCGGTCTGGGAAGCGCTGTGGGAGGAGGGCCAGAAGCACGGCGCCTGCGCCTATGGCACCGAGGCCATGCACGTACTGCGGGCGGAAAAGGGCTACATCATCGTCGGCCAGGACACAGACGGCACGGTCACGCCCAACGATGCGGGACTGGACTGGGCCGTGGGCAAGAGGAAGACCGATTTCGTCGGCATCCGCGGCATGAAGCGGCCCGATCTCGTTGCGCCGGGGCGCAGGCAACTCGTCGGGCTGAAGACCAAAGATCCCAAGACCGTGCTCGAAGAAGGCGCGCAGATCGTCGAGGACCCAAAGCAGGCGATCCCGATGAAGATGATCGGGCACGTCACATCGAGCTACTGGTCGGAGAATTGCGACCGCTCGATCGCGCTCGCGCTGGTCGCGGGCGGCCGGGACCGCATGGGCGAAACGCTCTACGTGCCGATGGCCGACCGAACGATCGAGGTGGAGGTGACTGGCATGGTGTTCTTCGACGAGAAGGGAGAGCGCCTCAATGGCTAAGTCGACGAAGAAGGCCGGCGAAGCAAGGCAGCGACGCAGGAGCTTGACGACACCCCCCTCTGTCCTGCCGGACATCTCCCCCTCAAGGGGGGAGATCGGCAGCGTCGATGCTGCTGCTCACCTTTCCAGGTCGTTGCCGGTTGGCGAAACCAAAGCGGCCGGTCGAATCTCCCCCCATGAGGGGGAGATGTCCGGCAGGACAGAGGGGGGTGCGAAGAGACGCAGGCCTTCCAGGCCTGCAGCGTCATCCCCAATTGCCACCCAACGCCGCTCCGCCCATGCAGGTCGAGCCTATTCCAGCGCTGCGGCGCGCATAGAAGTCCTGCCGCCGGCCGAGCGCATTTCGCTGCGCGCTCCCGCCGCTTCAGTGGCGGCTCTGTCGAAGGCCCTCGGCGTGAGATTGCCTGATCGCCCGAAGACTTCGGCCTCGGCGAGGGGACGCACGGCGCTCTGGCTCGGTCCCGACGAATGGCTGGTCATCGACGAGGAGGGCAACGATCCGCTCGCTGCGTGCGCCGGCGTTTCGCAGCTGCATTCGGCGGTCGACGTCTCCCATCGCAACGTCGCGTTTTCGGTCGCCGGCCGCGGCGCCGAGGCCTTGCTCAACGCCGGCTGTCCGCAGGACCTCGCCTTGACGGCGTTTCCGGTCGGAGCCTGTTCGCGAACCATACTCGGCAAGATCGAGATCGTGCTACTGCGGACGGCCAAAGAGACGTTCCGCGTCGAGTGCTGGCGTTCCTTCTCGGACTATGCCTTCGCCTTCCTGTCGGATGCGGCGAGGGACCCCGCAGGCTGACGGCGCCCGGTTCCAGGCTCGGCGGGCGCTCCGCGGTCATCACCCTTTGTGGCCAAGGCGCGCCGCGAGATCATGGCCGGCCGGCTTGGCCTGCGTCGAGATCGTTGTTTCGCCGATGGGCAGGACGTGGCATCATGCCCCCCATGCCCAGGTCGAGAAAACCGCCGAAGGACGTCCTGCCTCCCGAAGACCGGCCGGACGACGAAAAGATACTCGAGGAAGAGCTGGAGACGGGGCTTGAGGACACTTTTCCCGCCAGCGATCCGGTGTCGGTGACTTCCACCGCCATTCCCGGGAAGCCTCTGCCGAAAGGCTCGACCGGAAACTAGCGGCGCCCGATTCAATCGTCGTTTGCGGCGCTCAGGTCTTCTGGCCGGATACCGTTGTCGATGCGCGGTGCCAGGATGGCCTGGGCTTCGATCAGACGGCGCGACTTGACGAGCGGTTTGATCGCCGCCCCAAGCAGCGCCATGCGCGGGTTCGCGCGATGCGCCTCGACGGCGGCCCGGTCGGCATACAGTTCGTTGACAACCAGCATGTTCGCCCTCGGCTCGCCCTGCGAGTCGACCGGCCGGGCGACCTCGAACCGAAGGCAACCGCTCTCCTCGTTCAACGTGCGCTGCGCGTGATCGAGCATGATCCGCGTGAAATCCGCGTCCGCCCCCTCGACTGTCTCGAACTCAACGATGATCGTCACCTGAGGCATTGCCGTCCTTTCTTCTGCGTCAAAATGCTAAACCCGGACGGTACCCTTTCGGATCCATTCAAAGAGCGGCGACTCCACCATCGACGGCAAGGGTGTGTCCCGTCATGAATGAATTCTTGGGGTCGGCGGCGAACAGGATGACCTCCACCACCTCGTCTACCTCCGCCACCCGCTTCATTGGCACGCCGCGCGTCAGCGCCGCCAGCGCCTCCTCCTCGGCGAGGCCCACGGCGTTGATGAATTCCTGCGCCATGTGCGTGCGCGCATAGGAGGGGCATACCGCGTTCACCCGTACGCCGTGCGAGGCATACTCCAGCGCCGCCGACCTTGTGAGCCCGACGACGCCGTGCTTGGCCGCGGCATACACCGACAGCTTCGGCGCGCCGCCGACGCCGGCGACCGAGGCGATGTTGACGATGGCTCCGCTGCGCTTGGTGGCGCGGAACTGCTTCTGCAAGGCCGGAATCTGGTGTTTCATGGCATAGAAGACGCCCAGCAGGTCGACTTCGAGGATGCGGCGCGCCTCGTCGCACGGCACCTGCGGCAGCCGTACGTAGCTCTGGGCTATGCCGGCATTGTTGATCGCGATGTCGAGCCCGCCGAAGCGGTCGACGGCGAGCTGCACGAGCCCCTCGGACAGGCTTTCCTCGGATACGTCGCCGGCAAGGGTGGCGGTCTCGCAATCGAGCGAAGCGGCGAGCGCGTCAAGCCGCTCGTCATCGAGGTCCGACAGCACGAGCATCGCGCCTTCCGCCGCAAGCCGTTCGGCCGTGCGTTTGCCGAAACCTCCGGTCGCGCCTGTGACCAGAACGGTCAGCCCTTCGAAACGCCCCATTTCAGCGTCCTTCTGCGATCATTTCCGTGGCCAGCCGGACCATCAGCCCGACCGCTGCTCCATAAGAGCGGGCTTTCTCCGGGTTCGAGGCGTTGCCGTCAAGCGCGCGCTTGTAGACGCCCTGGCAAATCGCGGCCAGCCGGAAGAATGAGAAGGCCAGGAAATAGGTCCAGTCGGGAATGTCCGCGAGTCCGCGTTTGCGGCAGTATGCTTCGACATAGGCCTGTTCGGCAGGCAGGCCGAGCGCTGCACGGTCGACGCCGCCCAGCCCGCGAAATGACGAAGAATTGGGCAGCCGCCACTGCATACACTGGTAGGCGAGATCGGCGAAGGGGTGCCCCAGTGTCGACAGCTCCCAGTCGAGCACCGCGGCCACCTCGTTGCGTCCCGGCGCAAAGATCATGTTGTCGAGCCGGTAGTCGCCATGCACCAGCGAGACGCGGCCGTCGTCCGGCGGCAGGTGACGCTCCAGCCAGGCGATCAGGGCGTCCATGTCGGCGATCGTTTCGGTCTGCGACACACGGTATTGGCTGCTCCAGCGTGCGAGCTGCCGCTCGAAATAGCTTCCGGGTTTGCCGAGATCCGCCAGTCCTACGGCTTCGACGTCGATGTCGTGAAGCGCCGCCAGCGTGCTGTTCATAGCGTCATAGATTGCCGTCCGATCGCCGTTGGAGGCCAGTTCCGGGAGCGCAGGATCCCAGAAGATGCGGCCCTCGACATAGGTCATGACGTAGAACATGCGGCCGATCGGCGATTCGTCGGCGCTCAAGTGTTGCATCGGCGGCACCGGCACCTTGCTGCCCGCGAGCGCCTTCATGATCCGGTACTCGCGGTCGACCTGGTGCGCCGATTTGAGCAGTTCGCCGGGCGGCTTGGCCCTCAGCACATATCGTCCGGAGGCGGCCGTCAGCAGATAGGTCGGATTGGACTGGCCC
This portion of the Mesorhizobium shangrilense genome encodes:
- a CDS encoding phosphotransferase family protein; amino-acid sequence: MNDPNALETATLAPYLEAHVHGFRGLRSVEKFSSGQSNPTYLLTAASGRYVLRAKPPGELLKSAHQVDREYRIMKALAGSKVPVPPMQHLSADESPIGRMFYVMTYVEGRIFWDPALPELASNGDRTAIYDAMNSTLAALHDIDVEAVGLADLGKPGSYFERQLARWSSQYRVSQTETIADMDALIAWLERHLPPDDGRVSLVHGDYRLDNMIFAPGRNEVAAVLDWELSTLGHPFADLAYQCMQWRLPNSSSFRGLGGVDRAALGLPAEQAYVEAYCRKRGLADIPDWTYFLAFSFFRLAAICQGVYKRALDGNASNPEKARSYGAAVGLMVRLATEMIAEGR
- a CDS encoding SDR family NAD(P)-dependent oxidoreductase, with protein sequence MGRFEGLTVLVTGATGGFGKRTAERLAAEGAMLVLSDLDDERLDALAASLDCETATLAGDVSEESLSEGLVQLAVDRFGGLDIAINNAGIAQSYVRLPQVPCDEARRILEVDLLGVFYAMKHQIPALQKQFRATKRSGAIVNIASVAGVGGAPKLSVYAAAKHGVVGLTRSAALEYASHGVRVNAVCPSYARTHMAQEFINAVGLAEEEALAALTRGVPMKRVAEVDEVVEVILFAADPKNSFMTGHTLAVDGGVAAL
- a CDS encoding sarcosine oxidase subunit delta; translation: MLLIRCPYCEEERPELEFRNAGEAHVARATNLAEISDEDFEKFFFIRSNTRGLIYERWRHIHGCARFFNAVRDTVSDKFVMTYKAGEPKPEIMAAGSEPAAWANRPPDQLNVKKPARKRAAKKGDA
- a CDS encoding putative quinol monooxygenase — its product is MPQVTIIVEFETVEGADADFTRIMLDHAQRTLNEESGCLRFEVARPVDSQGEPRANMLVVNELYADRAAVEAHRANPRMALLGAAIKPLVKSRRLIEAQAILAPRIDNGIRPEDLSAANDD
- a CDS encoding sarcosine oxidase subunit alpha, which translates into the protein MTQSHRLPNAGRLTPARTARFTFDGQSFTGLAGDTLASALLANGVHLVGRSFKYHRPRGVLSAGAEEPNALVTIERDAARKTPNVRATVQEIYDGLKSSSQNRWPSLAFDVGAVNDIASPLFSAGFYYKTFMWPKAAWKSFYEPSIRSAAGLGVAPDQPDPDHYSSRFAHCEVLVLGGGAAGLAAALAAAESGVRVILADEQAEFGGALRFEAGARIDGEDGWAWAQAAAARLAAMDNVRILPRTTAFGYYAQNMVGLVERVTDHLASPGGEQPRERLWQVRAKRVILATGAIERHMVFADNDRPGVMLASAARTYLNHYGVAVGRNVGVYTANDSAYAAAVDLRKAGVNIAAIVDLRDSPSGPIVDEARAIGIEINPGRAVVKAGGKLRVSSMTVQPKNGGAQRNIPVDAILVSAGWTPSVHLFSQSRGKVAFDDATKRFLPGLYAQDCVSVGACNGADDLAATVAEGLKAGEKAAKEAGGTVSRSLGPKVDSGEAWTGGMLGSGPGAGADDTAKAFVDFQNDVTAKDIRQAVREGMRSIEHVKRFTTNGMATDQGKTSNMHGLAIAAETLGNSIPEVGLTTFRAPYTPVTFGAIVNHARGPLFDPTRKTAIHPWAEAQGAVFEDVGQWKRAWYFPRAGEDMHAAVNRECVTVRSTAGLFDASTLGKIEVVGPDAAKFMELLYTNPWEKLESGRCRYGIMLREDGFIYDDGVVGRLAPDRFHVTTTTGGAARVMNMMEDYLQTEFPHLNVWLTSISEQWAVIAVQGPNSRKIIEPLVEGIDLSDAAMPHMSVREGKICGVPIRLFRMSFTGDRGFEVNVPADYGQAVWEALWEEGQKHGACAYGTEAMHVLRAEKGYIIVGQDTDGTVTPNDAGLDWAVGKRKTDFVGIRGMKRPDLVAPGRRQLVGLKTKDPKTVLEEGAQIVEDPKQAIPMKMIGHVTSSYWSENCDRSIALALVAGGRDRMGETLYVPMADRTIEVEVTGMVFFDEKGERLNG
- a CDS encoding sarcosine oxidase subunit gamma, whose amino-acid sequence is MSGRTEGGAKRRRPSRPAASSPIATQRRSAHAGRAYSSAAARIEVLPPAERISLRAPAASVAALSKALGVRLPDRPKTSASARGRTALWLGPDEWLVIDEEGNDPLAACAGVSQLHSAVDVSHRNVAFSVAGRGAEALLNAGCPQDLALTAFPVGACSRTILGKIEIVLLRTAKETFRVECWRSFSDYAFAFLSDAARDPAG